Genomic window (Kwoniella botswanensis chromosome 1, complete sequence):
ATGTACCAGCAAGCTTGTTAAGTAGATTATTAGCATTGGACATGGGTGCTTTGGTAAGCTTGGTCTCCATCTACTGACATGTGATTATTGCTAACAACCACTGTAGATGGCAGGAGCGAAATACAAGGGAGAATACGAAGAACGAGTCAAAGCTGTTCTTTCCGAAGTCGAAAAGTCAGGAGACGAAGGTCAacaaatcatcctcttcatcgatgagatccacctcatcatgGCCGGTAAAGACTCCAGTGGCGGTATGGATGCGGCAAACTTGCTTAAACCCATGCTTGCTCGAGGTAAACTCAAGGTCATTGGTGCTACCACCCTAAACGAATACCGAGAATACATTGAGAAAGATTCCGCTTTCGAAAGACGATTCGCTCAAGTCATCGTTGATGAACCCTCAGTACCAGATACTGTAGCCAGTAAGTTCCCTTTTCTCTCATTAAAATGCAGTCTCTTTTGCTAACTTATTGCTTAGTTATGCGAGGTATTCGAGAGAAATATGAAACCCACCACGGTGTCCGAATCATGGACTCAGCACTCGTACTTGCTGCTCAACTCGCCAAGCAGTATCTCACCGCTCGAAGAATGCCTGATTCAGCTATCGACTTGCTTGACGAAGCTGCAAGTGCGGTCAAGGTCGCTAGAGAGACTCGTCCTGAAGCTATCGATGAGCTCGAGCGTAAGAAGCTTGGCTTGGAAGTCGAGGTTCATGCGCttgagagggaaaaggatGAAGCGTCAAAGGAGAGActcgaagctgccaagaaaGCAATCGCGGAAGTTGAAGATAAACTTGGTCCTCTCAAGCGACAATACGAGAATGAAAAGCATCTAGGTGATGAAATTCACGATTTGAGGAGAAGAATAGATGAATTGAGAGCTAAAGCTGATGAGGctgagagaaggtgagtcaacattgctgaatatatatatccttgaGACATCACGCTGACTTCTGGATACAGATATGACCTTGCAACCGCTGCCGATATACGATACCACTCTATTCCTCAACGAGAGCAGAAACTCAAGGAGctcgaagaaagagaagccGAGCGAGGTACAGGTCAACAAGTCACTCCAGAGATGATAGCCGAGGTCGTCGCTCGATGGACCGGTGTGCCCGTCTCTCGTCTTGTCGAAACCGAAAAGACCAAATTACTCCGACTCGAAAAGCTTATCTCGAAAAAAGTCATTGGTCAACCTGAGGCGGTCAAAGCGGTTGCCAACGCCATTCGACTGAATCGATCTGGTCTCTCCAATCAAAATCGACCCATCGCGTCATTCCTCCTTGTCGGTCCGTCCGGTACTGGTAAGACTCTCCTCGCTAAGACACTTGCCGGAGTGATGTTCAACAGTGAAGAAGCAATGGTCCGAATTGACGCATCAGAGTATTCCGAGAAACACTCCATCTCGAGACTTATCGGTGCTGGACCAGGTTATATCGGTCACGAATCCGGTGGACAGCTTACCGAAGCGGTCAGAAGAAAACCATATTCCCTTATCCTGATCGATGAAATCGAAAAGGCTGCCAGGGAATTCCACCAACTTTTCCTTCAAGTACTTGATGATGGACGATTGACCGATGGGAAAGGACGAGTGGTCGATTTCCGAAATACAATCATCATGATGACTTCTAATGTCGGTTCGGTATACCTCAACGAAAACCCATCCGAAGGAGCGGTCGCACCTGAAGTCAGAGCGAAAGTACAAGGTGCTATCTCTCAGACTTTCCCGCCTGAATTTATCAACCGTATCGACGATATTATCTTATACCGATCATTATCCCGATCCGACATTAGGAAAGTTGTGGACGTCAGACTTAAAGAGATTCAACAAAGACTTaaagacaacaacaagaagatcaaattgGCCGTTGATGAACCAGCTTGTGAATGGTTGGCTCAAGCTGGATATTCACCCTCTTACGGTGCAAGACCGATGGCACGATTGATCCAAACGGAAATACTCAACCCATTATCGAGATTATTACTTCAAGCTAGAATTAGAGAGGGCGAGACAGCTCATGTCACTGCGGACGTGAGAAAGAATAGATTGGTAGTGATCCCGAACCATGAGCCGGACGTCTCCGCTCCGGATGATagtgaggacgatgatgatgatagtatGGATattgaggtggaagagatggattAGAGGATTAAGTAGATAGATATTTTGGGACTTTTCTTTTGTATTGGTAAATCTTTATGTGTAGTTTGTAGATCTTTGTTAGATAGTTTTCGATTCGAACAAATGAAGAAACGAATTCAAATAAATGAACATTCATGCATTGAGATACATATGTGAAATGAGAAATTCGAAAATACACTTGCTGCTGACACGGTTGATTCCCGCCATTTCTCTTGGTGAGACACAATGAGATTAAACTAGAAGGTCTTGTTTCTGAGGCACTCTCCGGGGGGTATGTGCCTCTTGATCTGCTGACATGTTCGCTAGGCTCTTTCATCCTGATACGCAGAGCCCTTTCGCTCAGTTGAGTTCCGGTAATGGCAGGtaaagtgagttgatcggtGATTGATCTACAATTCGTTACGAAATGACAAGGACCCCAACGTCGCTTACGAATAATGTAGCAGCGTGGGTCAAATATTGTAAGGTATTACGGCTATCAAAAATAGGGATGAACACCGATATGTCGTCGTAGCAAATTCAGACCTCGACCCCCTGATCGTTCCTTGTCAATTTCAACGACTTCTCCAAGGCGTAACGTTTCTTTATCCTCTCCGATGATAGCGCTTTACCGCCGGGTTCAAATAATGCCAAGACTTCCTTTACGTTGAGTTTGGACTGTTCAACTCAGGAACAGGGCAAAAAATGGATCTAACGATTGATGTGCAGTTTAACCGGAATCGATCACTTTCAGATTCACGTTGacttcccttcccttccttgcCTTCTGTCAATCGATAACTGAACTGCGGGGTTTTGATCATTGTTAGACTTACGGAACGATCCTGTCCGATCAACGTACGTTTCTCACGTAACTTCTCCAGAAATTCGAAATTCCTCTGTGGGGTATCCGGAGGTATCCAAAGTAGATACCGAATAACACCTATCTCCCTCGAAGCGGCTGTGGGGTATAAAGATTATTCGAAAATGGCGGATAAAACTTATCTTGTATTTTCGAATTAAAGGAATCATGAATCACATCATGTCAATTTCGATTGGTCGTTTTCCTGAAGCAAGGTACCGGCGGGTAAAAGATGACTTCTTGGCATTCACTTTTAACCTAACTACAGAGATGGCAAGTGAGGCGGTTTGACAATGAGAAGTGAAGTGGACGATGCACATTGTACGCTGTACGTTGTATGTCGCACGTTGCTCATCGGAATTTCTAGGAAGTGTCGTCAGGGTGATTGTTGTGGGGGAAGGAGGGGCAGAGGGGGACCAGGGGGCTCGGGGATTGGGGCAGCGAGGTtttctcactctcttctcaaAGAGAGGAAGCTAGTCTTGGGATGGACGtggaaaaggtataaataggATGAGATATTGGGGACCCAAGGGGTATAATTCATAACCCATGAtcactccttcatcctcaatcgTGCCAATTCCAAACTGAATCATGTCCTCTTTACCTACACTTGAAAGACAAGTGACCGACTCGTCCGAATGGACTACCGATACAGACGCGGAGAAGGGTGCTGTCAAGCATATCGATCACGCTGCTGTGAATGTCCCTCAGGCTAtcgctgaagaagatgaaggacCAAATGTCGGTTTGGCAGCTTATGAGCAATCGAAAGCTTTGGGTGAAATTGTAGGtttccctttctccccttTGAATGTCTATGGTAGTGGCTGATTCCATATGGGTATTGATGTAGACACCTGAACAAAATAAACGTATTCGAGTACGAATCGATTTACTTCTCTTACCTCTATTCCTCATCACTCAAACATTGCAATACCTCGATAAGACCGCTTTGAACTATGCCAAAGTCTTTGGTATGGAGAAGGCCATGGGGATGCATGGGAATCAGTATTCACTCGGAGCAGCTATTTTCTACATGTAAGTAGTGTCACTTTGTCAGACGCCGTACACCATAGTCAAAAGAACTTGGACTAACCATGCCTTGCTGTTGCACAGCGGATATATGGTAGCTCAACCTGGATGGCAATACGCTCTTGGTCGATTACACGCCGGTAAAGTCCTTGGTGTCTCGGCTTTCGTCTGGGGTTTAACCGTATTGGTCATGGTTTGGTCCAAGAACTTCACTCACGTTATGGTGACTCGATTCTTCCTCGGTGTATTCGAAGCTGCCGTCACACCTGGTCTGTCATTAATGACCGGATGGTGGTACAAGCGAGATGAAATTCCTTTAAGACAAACCATCTGGTACTCTGCGGTAGGTTGGGGTGGCATGATAGGTTCTCTTATGGCTGCTGGTATTTCCAAGGTAGGTTCTGATTCCCTTTTCCCTCCTATATGTTGCCGATACCACAGTAAAGGCTGATTTTGGGTTCGTGATACTGTTTTCTTTTTGTATTTTTAGATGGACGATCATCCCACTCCACGATGGAAATTGATCTTCTACATCCTCGGTGCAGTCACCATGGCACTTGGTATCTGTCTATACTTCTTCCTTGCCGATGGGCCCAGTACTGCCAAATggatcaagaaggaagatcgacCAGCAGCGGTCAACCGAGTTGCCCAGTCGGGTGTGGGTTTGAAAACTACGAATTTCAATTGGACTCATGGTTTCCAAGCGTTGAAAGATCCTAAAACGTGAGTGTCCATTCCCCTACCCTCTTCTACGTCCGAGAAATCAATAGAGACTTGAACCGCATGACTGATCAGTGGTTTCTTTGGTTCAGCTGGTTCCTCTCTTTAGCAATGTTCGGTTCTTCCGTTCCCAATGGAGTACTTACCAATTTCTCCGGAACCATCATTAAAGGATTAGGTTATTCGACATTCAACGCTGCTTTACTCGATTGTGCCGGTCGTTCACTCCAGGTTATTTCACTTTTGATTGCTGGTCTCGTAGCCACTCGATGGGCCAACACcaggttgttgatgatgactgTTGGAAACTTAATCTGTGTTTTGGGTACAGCCATGATGAGCTTCTTACCTTTTACGCACAAATATACTTGGGCTAGACTTATTGGTTTCTGGTtggtcaagtgagtgattccACCTTTTACGCATAGTCTCATCGTTTTCTGAGGggatagctgatgaatgtTACTGTGTGATGTAGCACCCAATCAATCGGATTCACCATCGGTTTGGTTATGGTATCATCCAATATCGGTGCATACTCCAAGAGAGTCGTAACTTCTTCTTGTATTTTTGTTGCTTACTGTGTCGGTAATATTGGTGAGTGtcctatcatcatcatgatcctTGCCTTTTTAGCCCAGTTCTCAACTAACCGATTTTGTTTAGTTGGCCCACTGACCGCCTTGGAAAGTGAGGCACCTCGATACCAAACTGCCGCCTACTCAATGATGGCAGGTTACATCCTCAAGACTATCTGTCATGGTCTTCTTTGGGTTTACGTGAGTTCGAGTACACTCACTAGCAAAATAGCGCTGAgtttgatgctgatgctgattcGATGGGAAACTCGCAGATGTGGAGAGACAACAAGTCCAGAGACAAGAAATACGGTCCTGCCGATCCTGTCTTGGCGGCTGATAATGGTATGAAGGGTATGActgagaatgagaatatcCATTTCAGGTGAGTTCGAGGACGACGGTCGGATGGTGATATATGGGTGAAGACTGATCGTGCAATGTGATTATAGATACGTATTGTAAGACATCCGACACCGAGATGGATGTGAAGGATTCTTTACTaaacaagaaagaaggtattAGACAGTACAGAGAAGGATAATCAAAAGGTAGAAGCAAGATCAGATAAGCAGTCGCTTTTCGTATACACAACGCGAGTCATCGTAATGGATTGAATGTATGTAGTTGATagaatgtatgtatgcagATCAGTTTTCGAAAGGTAGAGAGCAATGCCAAGGAGCGACGTAACCAAAGTAACCGAAAGAATACACTGAAATGCtgtgtatatgtatggtACACAAGGTTACGCACCGTAGTATCGAAGTGTCACGAACAAAAACGATGCTTCGCTACTGTATCTGCGTGGTCTGCACTGAAACATCAGCAATCAGACTTTGGGTGAATTCTGAGACTGTGGTAATTAATATATCATCGGCCAAGGCGGGACAAGTTGGGCCGAGACAAGGACATAGGTCAAACTCAGCTCAGAGAAGACGAATCGTCGTCATAGTCAGCGCAGTAAAGCATTGAGCATTCACGATACCCTGAAACCGATAATATCGTAAACTCACTGTGCATTCCATTCCAACAATAGTACATGACACAGCATTGACTTTGATTTTTGCATCTGCATGGTCTAGCTTGAACATATAACATCTCAAAGCATCAAATCTTGAATTGCATCTGTTCACCCTATCGCACCTCGCCACTGAATCTCGTACCACACAACCCCGAACGAAAACACCAGTATCAACAACAATGCTCGCCCGATCTGCTCTCATCGCTATTGCGGCTTCCACTTCTTATGCGGCGGCGTGAGTGTATCGATTGAATCTGACGAAGCGAAACATACTGATCCTATCGCTTGTCATTACTATACCCCACAGACTGTCATCGTAAGTATCAAGACTAAGACTCTTGCCCACTCCTATAACGATCATTACTGATCCGATGGATTCCATAGAGGCTGTACCACCCAACTCGCCTCTCTAGCTCTAGGTGATCTAGGATCATGTCTTCAGTTAACAAGCTTGTTACCAGTCTTGAGCGGTAGTGTGAGTTGGGCCGATCGTCcctatctatatatctattTATCGGAGCTGATAATTTGGCTTGGCTTGGCTATCTAGTCCAACGACTCGATAacatccaccatcaacacctACCTCGGTTCGCTCTGTTCATCCTCCACACCAACATGTGATAATTCAACTTTGACCTCTGCTCAATCGTCCGTCAATTCAGCTTGTTCATCTGACTATTCGGCTGGCGGAACAGACGCAGTTGAGATCCAAGGGCTCGTAGGGTTGTTGGGTAATTACAATGAAATCTACGCGGCGGGATGTTCAAAGAATTCTACGTGAGTCCGCTCATCGTATAATGAATGAAACCGATCGATCGCTCGATGTCTGATTATTATATTACATGAAACAGGACCGACACTTACTGTGTAACCGACGCTTTGACAACCGTTCAAAATGCTACTGGACAATCCATTACTGTCAATTACCTTACTTCCATCTTATCAGGTGATAGTTCAACTTTATCAGGTTTGGAATCTGTTTTGTCCTCTGGATCACTCTGTACAGGTTGTGTATCGGGGTAAGTCTATTCCCTTTCAGGCCGGTCCGGCCCATACTGTCTTGTCTCGTTCGTTCGTTTGGTTGATACAAAGGGTTTAACAGTATCTACTACGAAGCCAAACAGGCTAATTCTTCAATCGGCGACACATCGTTCGGCCAGGCTTTGACCCAACAGTGCGGTTCTACATTCGGTAGTAAGTTcatacctttcttcaagCTCTTCACTATTGACtcgatgttgatatgataCCGTGATGTGTTTTCAGCCACTGCACCAaataccacttccacctcaactacgtcctcttcttcagcagcttccaGCGGATCATCCTCAGCGGGTGAGATGTCGATTCCGTACGCTACGTTCGGTGTGGTCGGTACTATGCTTGGTGCTGTTGTAGTTGGTGCAGCTGCTGTACTTTAGATGtatatcaaagatggaaatcTTAGGTGTTTGGTATTGCCTGCAGATGCTGTGATACAAACCGAGCAATAAAAGGAATAAGGATATATGTCAGAACAATAAGGACAATTGCATTGTTGCGCAGAATAAAGGTTAAGTAGTCTTTTCATATAAAATGTATCTTTTTACGGAATAGACTGGGCTTTACTGAAATAAGGGATCAAGACAGAAGCTAAACAAAATCCTCATCATGGAAATCGACCGACACCTCAGCTAAGCTATCAAAGTCGATGAAATCGGGAAGAATGGCTGTCATCAAAACCTCAAGCTGCTGAAAATCCTTTGTTCTCTGTGCGAAAGAATAGACATCCGAACAGGAATTGTAATGATAAAGGTAGTCCTTTAGGAAGATTAAGTACTGTAATCTAACGTACTGAACTATAGATCTGAAATATCTAAGTATCCGGCCTAATTAAGCCTTGAGCTGGGAAAAGCTGTGTCAACTAACCACTGACTATCCTTTGAACTACTAACCCCTTGATCATAACATTATGCATTATGACCCATAGGTAAAAGATTGAAAGTTTCCTTTGATCTCGAAAACGCTTAGTGTAAAGGAGTGGGGTTATCACTAGGAATGATCGTTTTACCGGATCTGTCGATAGTGGTGTGGATGTCATGGTCTGTTTCTCTTTGTTAGGTGTCTGGAAGGTGCTCtcacattatcatcttcatcttcgttggtTTTTGCTCTCATCAGTTCCGACTCGACATCATTCACAGTCAGCCTCACATCTCTCAAGGTTATAAGCTATCACCACGACCAAGGACACTCTGTATCAGTCATATCCtagaagaaagggaagaaaacaTTTCGTTTTCAATTGATCACGTCCCCATACTGTAGTATCTATCCAGGTAGAAGCAGTgttccatcatcatactcaaCCATATTACCAaattcatatcataccaaTCAAATCGTCAACATCGACGTTAACAAATCATCCTCATTGGATTTCCATTTCATCGAGCTCAGATAAATACGATTGAAAATACGACCATCCCCCATCGTCCAACAATTCAGAGGGCTAGAAAGGGTTTTGGGACGTGGTCGAATCTCATTTTGACTGAAAGAAGATGGCTTTCAAACTTGAGCCTAGTGAGTAGTCTACTTTACACTGTCAACCTAACCAGAACAAGCTAATTATATATCTGATTCATTACCACAGTCGAAATCGTAGCCATCTGCTTAGCATCCTTCGCTGTCCTTCTCATAACCTTCTACGCCCTATACAAACTCACCAAATCATGTCggacatcctcttcagcatCTACCACGCCTATACATGAATCTCGCAACCAGTACGGATACGGTGGTGGtaatggatatggatatgatcatGGAGGGAATGCTCATAATCCATTTATGAATTATCCATATTCTGctggatcttcatccaaaGGAATGGGGGGCCGGAatacacctacacctataCCAACTACAATACaaccatcaccttctactgGACATACTACGCTCGTTACTCCTTCTACCGCCAGCGGGGGAAAGAATGGACATAAATTGAAGAAAGGCGGTATAGGGTTGATACATTCACCTTGGCAATCGTCtaataaagataaagaaaaGGTAGATATGGAAGAAAAGACCAATGATGAATTGGTCGTGGTCACTtatgaagatggattaaGGAAATTAGGTATTCAACCTATACGTGAGATCCCCCAAGGGCCCCAAGGGGGAGTGGTAAATCAATATAGAAACGTACCTCCGATTAATACAAACGTGTCATTCGTcaacccaaatccaaatccaaatacCAATTTATACACTCCTGCTTCTACAATCACACCGTCTGCGATGGCGTCTTCGACTCGACCCGAAATGGTAGAGAGAGAATCATCCAGGAGGACATACCATTCCGTTGCTGGAAGGGGACACGGTGCGGGACGAAGGGGCCATACGAATACGATGGGTACGATGGGTAGTAATCTGTTGCCTAGTTATTATATAGAAACGAATGCGGGGGATGATTGAGAGTCGAACAGGAATGAATAGATCTTCGTTTTTGCGTTTTGTTTTAGGTTCCTTCATGTTGGTTCATGAGAAATGCATCATTATACTATTCTGTTCTATATGTTATGTAGCAAGATCGACCTGAATGTGATTGTGATCGTGATTGTCAATGAATGGTTGGTACGATATCAAAGATTTCTTTATGATGATTCTGAGATgcgatcatcatcagatcagcGAATATTCATTTTCAGATTATAACAGTAAGATAACCTCTATGTACCGAAGAGgtttggaaagagaaggtcaAAGGGTAGATCGTCAAGTATATTCTCTTCCATCATATCACTTATACCTAACTAACACACTTGCACcagaatgatgatggtcttatcaatcacttcttcactcacccatgAAAACCTCTTTATGACCTTCTGCTTTTCCAATTCCCATATTCTGCTCCGCCttgatcctcctctcttcctctttccgCAACTTGATGGGTCCCAATACGTATCTATCCAATAAAGAATATTCGAAATAAGCTCCAAGGGCTACTAGACCGCCGAATATCAATTTCTGATTAGGTGATAATGCTATATGGAAATAGTGATTGATCAGTAAATCATGCTACTTGATCGCCCGAAAGATCTCAAGGAGATATCGTTCTATTGTAAACCGAGAAATCACAGGGATACGATGAGATAGGGCTAGAACAGTCAGTACATACCCCTCcatgctgatgagatggccTTCCTATTTATCATATCACTTATATTCTGATTCTGCGGTCCATTCGGCTGAGTCGCATATTTACGTATGGCGAACGACGGTCGACTGGGTCCAGCAATGGACCCTATGGATAGGGGTGAAGATCTGAATGACATAATAGGAAGACTGATAGATGGAATATCGAAGAGCAAAAGTTTTGGTGTGATGTACTGTACGAGCAGAATGACATCGGAGTTGAAGAACTGTTGCGCTTCAAATATCCGAGGGAGCTTATCTGCGGTCGGTTTATCGATTGTTGGATCCAATGATCACTTCACCTCTCTATGCATGCCTCACTGCATCTTCATTTTGTCTTTCTCTGGTATATTCTCATTTATCGCATCTCGTTGAGAAAACACTCATCTCAAAGAAACCTATGTACCCGTACCCATATATAACTACCAGGAATGGAAAAAATGTATATACAAAATTATGCTAAAAGACAATATATTCAagatcattctcttctctctcctcacGCTGGCTGATCTAATAGAATCGACATCTATGTATCTTTTGGTGCTCGCTTGAATAAGGGGTATGTGTAGAACGAATACAGGGAAGCAAATAACAGTAACGGAAAGTAAGCAAATCCTAGTGTAATGATGCGCGTGCTTTGTCTAAAGTACGACACATCCCCCACAACAGCCTTTATCtacttgatcatctttctgaTCGGCACGACCGCCTACTCCGCCAGCAGCTGATTTACCAGGTGCACTAGTCGCTTGGGGTGGACCAGATTCCTGTAAATATATAGCATATCAAATTAGCCCCTGCCATGCAAAGCACGGTAAATTTGCGAAGACGCATTGTGGTGAGATGTACATGCGATGTCAAATCAGAtagtcaaactcaccttctgataCCTCCTGATAGCTCTGACAACAGCAATGAAAGCTTCATCCACATTTACACGTTGCTTGGCTGAAGTCTCGATACATTGTGCGTTGAATCTCTTAGCGAGATCTCGACCCTCTGGGAAAGTAAGACAGTCAGTTGCAAAATCCGCGAACGTCGTCAAAAAAGCGATCttctcaactcaccatgtgGTTGCACTTGTCGCTCATACTCCAGATCACACTTGTTGGCTACTACGACGACAGGGAAATAATCCTTGTCTTTCACCTGCACCAGAAGATTccatgtcagcttgattttCTTTGGCAGTTGCTAATGCAACGCGAGATCCAGCTCACTCTCAAGATCTGTTGATGGAAAGTTGACACCTCCTCGAACGAACTCCGCGAGGTGATTGAATAGACCAAGAGGAAGCCCTCGCCTAAATATCAAGTACAGGACGATCAGCTCGGAGCTCGGCCATTCAGagatagctgacataccagTTCTCATATATTGTTCTCTCATCGCACCATACTCCTCCTGTCCTGCAGTATCAAGCACATCGAGTAAAGccacctcttcatcgattATACATTGTTTTCTGTATGAGTCCTCTACATTTCACAGGGTATATCGTCAGCTAAGTGATGTGGTTATACACTAAAGTAGAAGCTCACCAATCGTTGGATCATACCTTTATCACATCGATACAAAATCCTAAATCAGCACGAACCTCCCTTACACAAGCTAGTATGACGCCACGGCACACGCCAATTCTGTTAGACTCACTCATCGACGAACTGGAGAACAAAGCGTAAGATTAGTCGACCCATCTCCTGCATTGGAATGAAGGATAGgatgtgaatgtgaatgtgagagaggtgagcttACATGGGACTGGATGAACTGGATGGTCAATGCTGATTTACCAACACCTATGAGTATCGCACGATGAAGGAATTAGCGATAACTTGTGAAAGGGGTTCGAGCAGTGAATGATATGGACAGTAGAGTGAATGGAGATACGCCGGATAGGTGTCCAATCGAAGCGATCATTGAAGGATGCCTGCCCTGCCTAGTCAAATGGCCTTTCCAGTACTACTCTCTTCCATCTATTCCGTACATCTCTCTCTGATCAAAGGACTTGTGTTTCTTATCCCACGCACGGACCCTAAAGATTCCTCATGGTTGACGGAGAAacgctcaactcaccaccaccgccgACAACTACCAGCTTGTACTCGCGCAAGAATTGAGCCTGAAGCAGCCAGAACATGTCAGCTTGCTGTCAGTAAACCTGAAGGGACAGTTCAGCTCGAAGACgcgtactcaccttggacaTGATGGGATCCTATCTATGTCTTTTTGGAAGGGAAGGGACGATTCGACTGGTATTGATTGTTGATCTACTGATGGACGAAAGAGGGACTTGATGAAGGATCGACGAGTGGTAAAGTCGTACCGAGGAGTGAGGATGGGTCGAGGTTAGGTGAtatcgagaagaagagagtgtgaagatgaagtaatgttgatggattgattgaatgagatgcaatgatgaattgatgtcTGTATCTTTGTCTTTGTTCGTGACTTGCTTCAGCTCGGATCCCTTTATTTCCTTATTTCCTGGTTATTTAATTGGGCCACCCATTCAGCAGGACGGGAGGAACATTACCTGCTCATACACGTGATTCCAGTGAATCATCCGGGATTACGGCATCCGGTA
Coding sequences:
- a CDS encoding Ras-like protein, with translation MSKAQFLREYKLVVVGGGGVGKSALTIQFIQSHFVDEYDPTIEDSYRKQCIIDEEVALLDVLDTAGQEEYGAMREQYMRTGEGFLLVYSITSRSSFEEVSTFHQQILRVKDKDYFPVVVVANKCDLEYERQVQPHEGRDLAKRFNAQCIETSAKQRVNVDEAFIAVVRAIRRYQKESGPPQATSAPGKSAAGGVGGRADQKDDQVDKGCCGGCVVL